The following are from one region of the Halarcobacter sp. genome:
- the accB gene encoding acetyl-CoA carboxylase biotin carboxyl carrier protein: MDFKEIKELIRVFDKSELNKLKVKEGEFEVAMQKGFEGGTVVTTSAPVAQVAAAPAATAPVAAPVADAPAAISGDTINSPMVGTFYSSPSPEAQAFVKEGDTVKKGQTLCILEAMKIMNEVEAEFDCKIVKVLIENASPVEYDMPMFVVEKL; this comes from the coding sequence ATGGATTTTAAAGAGATAAAAGAATTAATAAGAGTTTTTGATAAAAGTGAATTAAATAAATTAAAAGTTAAAGAGGGTGAATTTGAAGTTGCAATGCAAAAAGGTTTTGAGGGTGGTACTGTTGTAACAACTTCTGCTCCAGTTGCACAAGTAGCTGCTGCACCAGCTGCCACTGCACCTGTAGCTGCTCCAGTTGCAGATGCACCAGCTGCAATTAGTGGAGATACAATTAACTCACCTATGGTTGGAACTTTTTATTCATCACCATCACCAGAAGCTCAAGCATTCGTAAAAGAGGGTGATACAGTTAAAAAAGGTCAAACTTTATGTATCTTAGAAGCTATGAAAATCATGAATGAAGTTGAAGCTGAGTTTGATTGTAAGATAGTAAAAGTATTAATTGAAAATGCATCTCCAGTTGAATATGATATGCCAATGTTCGTTGTAGAAAAATTATAA